One Bradyrhizobium sp. ISRA464 genomic window carries:
- the cysE gene encoding serine O-acetyltransferase — MAVHQVNPQGGKLAALDPIWDRVRGEAEDIVRREPELASFIYATVLHHDRLEDSVVHRLAERLDHAALSGDLIRQSYDEALRDAPDIGNAFRADLVAVYDRDPATSRFIDPLLYFKGFHALQTHRLAHWLYQKGRKDFAYYLQSRSSAVFQTDINPAARIGRGIFLDHATGFVCGETAVIDDDVSILHGVTLGGTGKENEDRHPKIRHGVLIGAGAKILGNIEIGHCARIAAGSVVVKPVPHNVTVAGVPAKIVGEAGCAEPSRTMDQMLNATGL, encoded by the coding sequence ATGGCAGTTCATCAGGTCAATCCGCAGGGTGGGAAGCTGGCGGCGCTCGATCCGATCTGGGATCGCGTCCGCGGCGAAGCGGAGGACATCGTCCGGCGCGAGCCTGAGCTTGCGTCCTTCATCTATGCGACCGTGTTGCATCATGACCGTCTCGAAGATTCGGTGGTGCACCGCCTGGCCGAGCGGCTCGATCATGCTGCGCTGTCCGGCGACCTGATCCGCCAGAGCTATGACGAGGCGCTGCGCGACGCGCCGGATATCGGCAACGCCTTCCGTGCCGACCTCGTCGCCGTCTACGATCGCGATCCCGCGACCTCGCGCTTCATCGATCCCTTGCTCTACTTCAAGGGTTTTCACGCGCTGCAGACCCATCGCCTCGCGCACTGGCTCTATCAGAAGGGCCGCAAGGATTTTGCCTATTACCTTCAGAGCCGGTCTTCGGCGGTGTTCCAGACCGACATCAACCCGGCCGCACGGATCGGCCGCGGCATCTTCCTCGATCACGCCACCGGCTTCGTCTGCGGCGAGACGGCCGTGATCGATGACGATGTCTCGATCCTGCACGGCGTGACGCTCGGCGGGACTGGCAAGGAGAACGAGGATCGCCACCCGAAGATTCGCCATGGCGTCTTGATCGGCGCCGGCGCCAAGATCCTCGGCAATATCGAGATCGGTCATTGCGCGCGCATCGCCGCGGGCTCAGTCGTGGTCAAGCCGGTGCCGCACAACGTCACCGTCGCCGGTGTGCCTGCAAAAATCGTCGGCGAGGCTGGCTGTGCCGAGCCGTCGCGCACGATGGACCAGATGCTCAACGCGACCGGGCTTTGA
- a CDS encoding DUF3126 family protein translates to MDVQEVRKLDAYLKRVFGNPKIRVVPRPKKDDSAEVYVGEEFIGVLFVDDEDDDRSFQFQMAILEEDLSE, encoded by the coding sequence GTGGACGTTCAGGAAGTCAGGAAGCTCGACGCGTATCTCAAACGCGTGTTTGGCAATCCCAAGATCCGCGTGGTGCCGCGGCCGAAGAAGGATGACTCGGCCGAGGTCTATGTGGGCGAGGAATTCATCGGCGTGCTGTTCGTCGATGACGAGGACGATGATCGTTCGTTCCAGTTCCAGATGGCGATTCTGGAAGAGGATCTGAGCGAGTAG
- a CDS encoding gamma carbonic anhydrase family protein produces MAIYELDGQAPDLPADGSYFIADTAVVIGKVRLKSLASVWFGAVLRGDNEWIEIGEGSNVQDNSTLHVDPGFPLTIGKDVTIGHNAIVHGCTLEDGVLIGMGSIVMNGARIRRGSVVGAGAVITEGKEFPEYSLIIGAPARAIRTLDAAQIEALSRPAKSYAIRGPQYKAGLKKIG; encoded by the coding sequence ATGGCGATCTACGAGCTCGACGGGCAGGCGCCCGATCTTCCCGCTGACGGCAGCTACTTCATCGCCGATACCGCCGTCGTGATCGGCAAGGTGCGACTCAAGTCTTTGGCGAGCGTCTGGTTCGGCGCCGTGCTGCGCGGCGACAATGAGTGGATCGAGATCGGCGAGGGCTCCAACGTCCAGGACAATTCGACTCTCCACGTCGATCCCGGCTTTCCGCTGACCATCGGCAAGGACGTGACCATTGGCCACAATGCGATCGTTCACGGTTGCACGCTCGAAGACGGCGTGCTGATCGGGATGGGATCGATCGTGATGAACGGCGCGCGGATCAGGCGCGGCAGCGTCGTCGGCGCCGGCGCCGTCATCACCGAGGGCAAGGAATTTCCGGAATATTCGCTGATCATCGGCGCGCCTGCGCGCGCCATCCGCACGCTCGACGCCGCCCAGATCGAGGCTTTGTCCAGGCCCGCCAAGTCCTACGCCATCAGGGGGCCGCAGTACAAGGCGGGGCTGAAGAAGATCGGCTGA